A window from Cryptomeria japonica chromosome 1, Sugi_1.0, whole genome shotgun sequence encodes these proteins:
- the LOC131059174 gene encoding uncharacterized protein LOC131059174 yields the protein MSDLKEVIQRMLLPLQLSLGIFQIMKTTPLWAIVHCTLAYLLHCFHFPYTDYKQLEGFKGRVFKKVISHATAAGDVSRMKKQKGRKKSKKEGKYENVRSVIVDYMGKKFELEQKEGNKMVIKDGFVYYITDKMWETVLHIKEVAPQTVFVKDHKEIWDEVVTGDIMELEQVLDSVILDNRAVVRLDHDYFLPVNLLKSEDRVLKTLNLVALSLRSQNHIHWLIPVLLTLTAAVMGFSTTLSLYVGRLINKLFCGAIQFLCERLPLRWRRRVYFLGNWVENLKPSNDLELKVMKQSMCPLIAGGAKAHFQSSPLPCNMRPQVPTREARAKKYMLVSQPCGSLADCSVQEVGPFFFSCGESVYIEWTFNNHSNKCSLKAGVLERGHEKSLKPHDISVYIVGDNEVLIEEDIKILTCDRGATDKLEEGVEYSISVFGDVYYGAKGIPDGIDTVSVDVDCSSKKAIKLFKLALYMADQKSGSLKSYEPNAKTVSVRRFIESINAYVRSGYPPLYKLDKLENVFVR from the coding sequence ATGTCAGATTTAAAGGAAGTTATACAGAGGATGTTGCTGCCATTGCAACTTAGCCTGGGAATCTTTCAGATCATGAAGACGACGCCTCTTTGGGCGATCGTACATTGCACCCTTGCCTACTTGCTCCACTGCTTCCATTTCCCTTACACAGATTACAAACAGCTGGAGGGATTCAAAGGTCGAGTCTTCAAAAAAGTGATCTCTCATGCCACCGCAGCAGGAGATGTATCCAGAATGAAAAAGCAGAAGGGTCGTAAAAAATCTAAGAAAGAAGGGAAATATGAGAATGTTAGGTCAGTCATAGTGGACTATATGGGCAAGAAGTTTGAACTGGAGCAGAAGGAAGGAAACAAGATGGTGATAAAGGATGGGTTTGTATATTACATCACAGATAAAATGTGGGAAACTGTACTACACATTAAAGAGGTGGCTCCACAGACGGTGTTCGTGAAAGACCATAAAGAAATATGGGATGAAGTGGTGACGGGGGATATAATGGAGCTGGAACAAGTGCTGGATTCAGTGATATTGGACAACCGTGCGGTTGTTCGTCTCGACCACGACTACTTTCTGCCTGTCAACTTATTGAAGTCGGAGGATAGAGTGCTAAAGACTTTAAATTTGGTGGCTTTGTCCCTACGttctcaaaatcatattcactggCTCATTCCTGTGTTGTTAACCTTAACAGCAGCAGTTATGGGGTTTAGCACAACACTCAGCCTGTATGTTGGTCGCCTTATCAATAAACTCTTCTGCGGAGCAATACAGTTTCTGTGTGAGCGACTGCCTTTGCGATGGAGGAGGAGGGTGTATTTTCTAGGCAATTGGGTAGAGAATTTGAAGCCCAGTAACGACTTGGAACTAAAGGTTATGAAGCAGAGTATGTGTCCACTCATTGCTGGAGGTGCAAAAGCTCACTTTCAATCCTCCCCTCTCCCCTGCAACATGCGTCCTCAAGTTCCAACAAGGGAGGCGCGGGCGAAAAAGTATATGCTCGTTAGCCAACCCTGTGGATCCTTGGCTGACTGTTCAGTACAAGAGGTTGGCCCATTTTTTTTCTCGTGTGGCGAGTCAGTTTATATAGAATGGACCTTCAACAACCATTCCAATAAATGTTCATTAAAAGCCGGTGTCCTTGAACGGGGACATGAGAAATCATTAAAGCCACATGATATTTCTGTTTATATTGTAGGTGACAATGAGGTTTTAATAGAGGAGGATATTAAAATCCTCACATGTGATCGTGGCGCGACAGATAAGCTTGAGGAGGGAGTAGAATACAGTATTTCAGTGTTCGGTGATGTTTATTATGGAGCTAAGGGAATACCAGATGGTATTGATACTGTTTCCGTTGATGTAGATTGTAGCAGCAAGAAGGCCATAAAGCTATTCAAACTGGCTTTATACATGGCAGACCAAAAATCTGGTTCATTGAAATCTTATGAACCCAATGCTAAGACCGTGTCTGTCCGCCGCTTCATTGAGTCCATCAACGCCTATGTCAGAAGCGGCTATCCACCACTCTACAAATTGGACAAGTTGGAGAATGTCTTTGTCCGCTGA
- the LOC131059172 gene encoding uncharacterized protein LOC131059172 produces the protein MTTVKKVVHTVLLPLQLSLGIFLIMKTTPLWAVIHCTLAYLLDCLYFPYTDYKQLHGFKGRVFKKVVSHATTAGDVSKAKKQKVPNKPKNLGELIANSEMGRSVSVVYLGQRFELQRMEGDKMQVKIGFERKDGEKISMKVGPAYYITDKMWETVQYIGNLPPETVFVKNHKEIWEEVIAGDIMEFEGVLDSVILDNRAVVRLDHDYFLPINLLLAEDKLQRTLNFVGLFLNTQKQIHWLIPACLSFTAVVMGFSTTLRLSIIDCISKIFCRGVQFLCDLLPLAMRRSAYSWGSWVDRLKPSNDFRSKIVKGDADVFLAGGAKFDSKSQIQRIIIADCLPLVDEICSAGGPFLFRSDPNCDSNHDSNCDSFYIEWIFDNTKCSLKAGRVASNETRSSLTEVETFIECGDGHCSTKKAIKFLKSGCCMANKSSMADGSHTASVDIDCCKAKESLMADDIHTASLDIDCSSEEAIKLFIFVSYMAELQSGSLKSYDSNSKTVYVRRFIESINAYVRSGYPPLQKLELKGVVVR, from the coding sequence ATGACAACAGTGAAGAAAGTTGTACATACGGTGTTGCTGCCATTGCAACTTAGCCTTGGAATTTTCCTGATCATGAAGACGACACCTCTTTGGGCGGTCATTCATTGCACCCTTGCCTACTTGCTCGACTGCCTCTATTTCCCTTACACAGATTACAAACAGCTCCATGGATTTAAAGGTCGAGTCTTCAAAAAAGTGGTCTCTCATGCCACTACTGCAGGGGATGTGTCCAAAGCAAAAAAGCAGAAGGTTCCTAACAAACCTAAAAATCTTGGGGAGTTGATCGCAAATTCTGAGATGGGTAGGTCAGTCTCAGTGGTCTACCTGGGTCAGAGGTTTGAACTGCAGCGAATGGAAGGAGACAAGATGCaagtgaagattggatttgagcgaaaggatggagagaagatttCAATGAAGGTCGGGCCTGCATATTACATCACAGATAAAATGTGGGAAACTGTGCAGTACATTGGAAATTTGCCTCCAGAGACCGTGTTTGTGAAAAACCATAAAGAGATATGGGAAGAAGTGATCGCGGGAGATATTATGGAGTTTGAAGGAGTGCTTGATTCAGTAATATTGGATAACCGTGCGGTTGTTCGTCTGGACCATGATTACTTTCTGCCTATCAACTTATTATTGGCGGAAGATAAGTTGCAGAGGACTTTAAATTTTGTGGGTTTGTTCCTAAACACTCAAAAGCAAATCCATTGGCTCATTCCTGCATGTCTAAGCTTTACAGCGGTAGTGATGGGGTTCAGCACAACACTGAGGCTGTCTATCATTGACTGCATCAGTAAAATCTTTTGTAGAGGAGTACAGTTTCTGTGTGACCTGCTCCCATTGGCAATGAGGAGGTCGGCATATTCTTGGGGAAGCTGGGTGGACCGTTTGAAGCCAAGTAATGACTTCCGATCAAAGATTGTTAAGGGCGATGCAGACGTGTTCCTTGCTGGAGGTGCAAAATTTGACTCTAAATCTCAGATTCAGCGTATAATAATCGCTGACTGCTTGCCATTGGTTGATGAGATTTGCTCTGCAGGTGGCCCATTTTTGTTCAGATCTGACCCAAACTGTGACTCAAACCATGATTCAAACTGTGACTCATTTTATATTGAGTGGATCTTTGACAATACTAAATGTTCGTTAAAAGCGGGCCGTGTTGCATCGAACGAGACAAGGTCGTCGTTAACAGAGGTTGAAACTTTTATTGAATGTGGTGATGGACATTGTAGCACGAAGAAAGCTATAAAATTCCTCAAATCTGGTTGTTGCATGGCAAACAAATCATCAATGGCAGATGGTAGTCACACTGCATCAGTGGATATCGATTGTTGCAAGGCAAAGGAATCGTTAATGGCAGATGATATTCATACTGCATCACTGGATATAGATTGTAGCTCTGAGGAGGCCATAAAACTATTTATATTTGTTTCTTACATGGCAGAGCTACAGTCAGGCTCATTGAAATCTTATGACAGCAATTCTAAGACTGTGTATGTCCGCCGTTTCATAGAGTCGATCAACGCATATGTCAGAAGCGGCTATCCACCACTCCAAAAATTAGAGTTGAAGGGTGTAGTTGTCCGCTGA